A stretch of the Carassius carassius chromosome 50, fCarCar2.1, whole genome shotgun sequence genome encodes the following:
- the LOC132133812 gene encoding histone H2A: MSGRGKTGGKARAKAKTRSSRAGLQFPVGRVHRLLRKGNYAERVGAGAPVYLAAVLEYLTAEILELAGNAARDNKKTRIIPRHLQLAVRNDEELNKLLGGVTIAQGGVLPNIQAVLLPKKTEKPAKTK; encoded by the coding sequence ATGAGTGGAAGAGGCAAAACCGGTGGTAAGGCCAGAGCCAAGGCTAAGACCCGCTCCTCCAGGGCAGGACTTCAGTTCCCCGTCGGTCGTGTTCACAGACTCCTCCGCAAAGGGAACTACGCCGAGCGCGTCGGTGCCGGTGCTCCGGTGTATCTGGCCGCTGTGCTCGAGTACCTGACTGCTGAGATCCTGGAGCTGGCTGGAAACGCCGCTCGGGACAACAAGAAGACCCGTATCATCCCCCGTCATCTGCAGCTGGCGGTGCGCAACGACGAGGAGCTCAACAAACTCTTGGGCGGAGTGACCATCGCTCAGGGCGGCGTGCTGCCCAACATCCAGGCCGTGCTGCTGCCCAAGAAGACCGAGAAGCCCGCAAAGACCAAATAA
- the LOC132133506 gene encoding histone H4, with translation MSGRGKGGKGLGKGGAKRHRKVLRDNIQGITKPAIRRLARRGGVKRISGLIYEETRGVLKVFLENVIRDAVTYTEHAKRKTVTAMDVVYALKRQGRTLYGFGG, from the coding sequence ATGTCTGGAAGAGGCAAAGGCGGTAAGGGACTCGGGAAAGGGGGCGCTAAGCGCCACCGGAAGGTCCTCCGGGATAATATCCAGGGCATCACCAAACCCGCCATTCGTCGGCTCGCTCGCCGTGGCGGAGTCAAGCGTATCTCCGGTCTGATCTATGAGGAGACCCGCGGTGTATTGAAGGTGTTTCTGGAGAACGTGATCCGCGATGCTGTCACCTACACCGAGCACGCCAAGAGAAAGACCGTTACCGCCATGGACGTCGTGTACGCGCTGAAGCGACAGGGACGCACTCTGTACGGCTTTGGAGGATAA